The following proteins are co-located in the Anas platyrhynchos isolate ZD024472 breed Pekin duck chromosome 1, IASCAAS_PekinDuck_T2T, whole genome shotgun sequence genome:
- the FAM180A gene encoding protein FAM180A isoform X2, with the protein MLYPAAQRLKRSSAAFLNPVLQNSLEDVVLLYEFLLAELDIDKSQRISIKDEELASLRKAAEFDTICNEIIPKSITEIRRLSSRLSSYPRILKKEDFERTVLTMVYTAYRAAQSDGHQKDTWVESFVSLYKALKHDLMFHKTKEPS; encoded by the exons ATGCTTTACCCAGCTGCTCAGCGATTGAAGAGGTCCTCAGCTGCCTTCCTTAATCCAGTGCTGCAAAACTCCTTGGAAGACGTGGTCCTGCTTTATGAG TTTCTTTTAGCCGAGCTTGACATCGACAAGAGTCAGAGGATCTCTATCAAAGATGAGGAACTGGCTTCACTGAGGAAGGCTGCTGAGTTTGACACCATCTGCAATGAGATTATCCCCAAGAGCATCACAGAGATCCGCAGGCTGAGTAGCAGACTGTCGTCCTACCCGAGGATCCTCAAGAAAGAAGACTTTGAAAGGACAGTGCTGACCATGGTCTACACAGCCTACAGGGCTGCTCAGTCTGATGGGCACCAGAAGGACACTTGGGTTGAATCCTTTGTCAGTCTTTACAAAGCCCTGAAGCACGACCTGATGTTCCATAAAACCAAAGAGCCATCGTAA